The Montipora foliosa isolate CH-2021 chromosome 6, ASM3666993v2, whole genome shotgun sequence genome includes the window tggatctAAGCTTTTTTCttgacgagatttcaagttattgtgaaacgtttggtaccaagttactctaatactgaaatcaagattatggaattgtaaaactaGAACTTTGGAATGGACTATAGAacgcgcaattacggaattttacatttttgagcattcTGAGAAATGGAGTACACAAGTTGTCTTCTTGAcatcgccacggcagatttaaacagtttgcaagaaactaaaccaggattacgggaccggaattcgaatacatggtccggttgttcgaaagcggattaccttaatccaggattagcgtaaacttttgtttcatgttttcaactttttggtgaaagtttcctttgcttattgacttcttctaatgtaaagtttcacggaatatcagccttgaacagcatttgggagtagagaataaaactcgtttgttcatttttaacctgagattagcattaatcggcttttgaacaactggcccaggatgataagttgttgaactgtgatctgtaataagtttttcggatgatttaaggctgatcttgcaatttttggatgaacggagaaaggaagtaaaactgtaagatttaaataaagtctcattccaaaaataaatgaatgaaagaTCCTGTATCCCAAGAATccgctaatagggcttccttttttgcatttgcaaatttagtaacattaataatgagtttttacaacaggcaacttcaagttatattacagatgtatgtttcaggtaatctctcgccattttccgaagtttacctgtacttgaagttcactgtaagttgacaatttgtgttaactgtttgcgcattccacggatacgcctttgGAGGCGTCTTGTTTTAAGTCTTAAATCAGGAAAAGCTTCTGGTCCATTTAGCATTCCTGTTTCTTTACTTAAGATTCTGAGTTCTATTATCGCGAAGCCTTTGGAGATTTTATATAACCTTTCATTCTCGTCTGGTACTGTTCCTGATTCTTTTAAGATGGCACGTGTTATTCCTGTTTACAAGTCTGGttcttcatcatctttatcAAACTATAGACCAATATCCCTTTTGTCAATTTTCAATCAGAttctgaaaaaattaatgtataatAGGTTATATAAATATCTTGAGAAGTATAACATTATATATTCTGGTCAATTTGGCTTCCGCGCAAATCATTCAACTGACCATGCTTTATTGTTAATAACTGATAAAATTCAAAGGGCAATTGAAAGTGACCAGTTTTTTGCGGAATTTTTCTAGATCTcagaaaagcttttgatactgtaGACCATGATATTCTTTTAGCCAAATTACATTCATATGGTATCCGTGGTACTCCTTATGATTGGTTTGTCTCCTACTTATCTAATAGATCACAATCTGTATCAATAGGAAATACTACCTCGTCTTCTGCTGTCATTTCGTGCGGTGTCCCTCAGGGCTCTGTCCTTGGCCCACTCCTCTTTCTtttatatattaatgatttttctAATTGCTCAAATTTATTCGACTTTCATCTATTTGCAGATGACTCCAATTTATTCTTTGCAGAGTCATCTTTAGAATCCCTTGAAACTAAGGTCAATTTAGAGTTAAAGAGAATCCATAATTGGCTTTGCTACAACAaattatctttaaatattgacaaAACTAACTTTGTTATCTTCCATCCTCCTCAAAAAAAGCTCACTAAATCCATTTCtatacttgttaataacaaatctATTGAACAGAAGGATTATGTAAAATACCTTGGTGTCTTCATTGACTCTCACCTTAAATTCAAGGAGCACATTCACCAGTTAAGTAAGAAAATCTCCCGAAGCATTGGAATCTTAGCTAAACTTCGTCCTTTTGTCTCCCAGGATATATTGATTCAATTGTATTACTcgcttttttattcttttctaaCTTATGGTCTTATGATCTGGGGAAACACCTATGAAGCCATTTTACATCCTATTATCGTTCTGCAGAAGAAGGCTGTTCGACTTATTACTTTTTCTAACTATAATGCTCATACTTCCCCTATTTTCAAACATTTGCACATTATGAAACTTCGTGATATTATATATTATCTTAATTGTGTCTTTATGTTTAAATTTTATCACAATTTGTTACCTTCTGCTTTTCACTATTTTTTTACTCCTGTAGCAAGTAGGCACAAGTATAATACTAGACTGTCTTCTAAATCTGCATTTTGTATTCCTACTGCCAGGACTAATTATGGGAAGTTTAACATTCGTTTCAAGGGGgctgttctttggaataatattGAGGCATCTTTAAAAATTCTTCGCTTTCACAAATTTAAGTGTTGCCTTAAAAAGTTTCTTATTGCGTCATATTAATTATCCCATTTATACTTCCTCTTTACTCCAGTCCATTTAAAGTGACatcttttctatttttttttctttttgttttttctgttgtcgtactctttgtttgcctatCATTATATTTGTGCTTCCCTGAATCGACTTTTTCCTTTAGACGTAAAATTATTTATCCTGCCTCCTAGCTAGATTAGCTTCTTAGTTATTTTCTAGGGGGCATTGTACCTTCTTAACTCTATTACTTATTTTGTGTATCCCTATTTACGTGTGGTACAAAAAGataaacttgttgttgttgttgttgttgttgttgggggtaaccatgcatttttgagagataattaggtttcaatttgagaaagaacgccatacattgctttgtattttaaagctttttacaaatattattcaagaattctttgaaaaatgcgtggttacccccaatgttcttttttgatttcaacaactcttgttaagatctacatttcccgcataatcacacaccagagcaaaaatatctttaattagtaggcaccgtccttaacttgtGTTGCAGCAAGGTTGTGGGACAGGTAGAAACAAAATTGTCGGTGCAGTATAATTTTGTTACTGTGCAGCATTTGAGCGTGGTTCTCTTTATTATTAGAAGTACATCACTTTCTGTTTCATCCTTTTACAGGGAGCCAACAGTGTATTGTAACTTTGAGCTGCGACAGTGGATGGACTGGCTTACCTGATGTTCGCTTCGACGAGGCAGGAACTTCAGGAGATGGTGGTGGAGGTGGTGATGATGACGAGGATGGTATATCCTTTCTTCGGCTTTTTGCCGTAAGTATTTCTGTGTGTTAAAGTACTTTTCCATAGTGAAAATTACAAAGACATCAATTTGCAGTTTTAGTTACTGATTCATTTTCCATGGTTGGGCTATGGTTTTTGATTAAAATTATGAGCAAAGTATCAGAGTTCCTTTTGTGACGTTCTTTTGGAATAGAAGTGTTTTGGATGCATAAGCTATATTCCAATTTTTTGGCTggattattttgtttttgccatggggtaataaattattatcattattacttgGTGGTAGTTTTTATTCTATTATACCTATATAAACATCCACTGAAATCAAAGACCCAtttaataaaatgaaagaaaaatttaGTGAGAGACAATTGCAACTCAATGAGAGCTCTAACTTGGTAAAAGCCATGACGATAATAATCAAATTGATTATAATAATTTGTTTACTTGCACATGTCAATAGGCAATCCCTTGCATGTTAATAATGTTATTGATGGCAATAGAAAATTAAAATAGTAGGCAGTATTTTATTGACCCTTCTTAGGAACAGAAGTAGATTAAATGAACTTCTACTTTAATTCCTTGCTGTAGACAAAGTGTGGGATACTTGTGACTCAGCAAAGTATCTTCATGTCCCATTTTACTTTGTGGTAATGCCAAGCActtcttaaaacaaattttgAGAACCTGTTTTTTGTACTTACTTTCCAGAATACTCCCATGAAAACCTGTCCTGATACTTAATATAGTACACTGACATATTGCATTTGTTAGCTGAAGTAAATGAAGGCCTTTTTTCCCTCAGGATTCAGAAATAGCTGTGGAGAAGAGTGGCAAGAAAGTGTCAAAGTCATCACTGTACTGCTTTCGCCTTAAAAATGGCCACCACCACATCATAGAGTGGAAGGCTGTTTTACAGAATGGCCAGCTGTACGTCGGAGTGCAGGATGGCGAGCTGCCTTTAGGAAGCAAAGAATGGTAACAAGAGCAAGCATTTTGTGGGAAATGGCAAGTAATTTATGTACATGTTACAACTCTACATCCAACATCAttgctttctttatttttagctttgtgTCACTTCTTGAATATGCAGAGGAATACCTGAAATGTGAACACGTCTTTGTTGGCCTTCTAAAGGAGCGACCAGACAGAGGTATTTAAACTTTCAGATAAGAATAGTATTTTCATGCCATTCAAAGGTTAAGTACTTATTTTCGCCATTGATGTTGGATGGAGTATAAATATGCAATATGTGAAATGGCTATGGCCAAGTACTGTACTGCCTCAGTTTATGGTGACTGAGGAGTCTTCATCTGGCTGACTGTTGACTTAACTTGATATCCTGCACATTACCTGCGGGTCAGACATACAATGGTCCCCCAGAAGGTCGGTGACTTATTTAATCTCTTTTTTTAGGGTGGTATGGGGATGGCTGGTTTTGCATTTAGCCTTAGGTTCCAGAACAGCACTTTAGAGGCATACGGGTCATGCTGATTGAGAAGTAGGCTTGAAAATATTAGCTTTCTCTCATGTTGTCATTATGCCTGAATTTCCTTGCCATTTAAAAATCTGATATTACAAACAACATGCAATTTCAGAACTCAAGAAAGGCTGTCTTgtcagaattaactgaatagagtgtaatgtgaagtgctagatttctatcccatatgaaccatgtgagcgttagccctactgatggaaatgggcccacacaaggacagagaaaaactctgaccatggtgggaattgaacccacgaccttcgggttagatctccgccgctctaccgactgagctacaaggtcagacgggagcaggccgtgggaactgaggATGTTTAACatacgggagcaggccgtgggaactgtgGGAACTGAGGATGTTTAACATcctcagttcccacggcctgctcccgtatGTTAAACATcctcagttcccacggcctgctcccgtctgaccttgtagctcagtcggtagagcggcggagatctaacccgaaggtcgtgggttcaatttccaccaaggtcagagtttttctctgtccttgtgtgggcccatttccatcagtagggctaacgctcacatggttcacatgggatagaaatctagcacttcacattacactctattcagttaactctgtttaaaatataagtgctacacggccggCGTTTGTAtgaacgtaacctttccttgtcttGTCAGAATTGACAACTTTATTCCCCACCTCTCTTAACATGACCATTGCTGCTGTCATTTggtgaatgaaaacaaaacatctctCCTTAGCGTCTTTAGTTCTAATCTACCAGCATTAATAAAATAATCTCGTACAAATTAATATGCTTTTGTAACCTCCTTCTTAACCCAtcgactcctgggggttcctcattgatgagtaaaatcgtctggcattagagtaTAATACTAACCCAATTCGCACCAACTAAACACGTTTAATTAAACTGGGTTTTAACCAGATAAAAATGAACAATGGAAGgctgaaagactgaattttacgTAGGTTCATGTAAATTCTAATGTGTGtattcagggcttgaaattaacttttttgctcaggtgccagctggcgactaatgggaAAAATTTGGTTACCAGgtcataaattttggtcgccaacttcgcatgcaaggaaagtcataattattaaaagcacaaaaaaaagCATGAGAAAGATCTCTAAAGCCACTGCTGTTTTCCGCTTTGTCTTTAGTTTGGAGATGGTGTTCTTTaaggttatttgaaatggagcgaagcacagtctgtgttttccatagcaaggcaaacatgggtcctttatccttgcttttcatctcttcaaaacgtcgttctttattctcctacaGCTTGCGTGGCAAGCAACTTGCCTTTATCGCGAGTAAACGCAATACTACTGTACAATTGCTCGGCCTAGGCCCCCACACAACTACAGTGCTCTTACCAGTCTCCGAccgaaataaaataaaaggagcGGCTTGTATACGGTTTCAGTAGCCTCCAGAATCAGAGGAACTTGTTTCTTTACGTACTTTTCTACCGACatttatctccatttattaatcACCTTGTGCAGGCAATTTTGCTGTTATTCGCTTTCTAACAGAGGGCACAAGTTCTCCACCCTCTTTATGTTAAgggtacaggttgctttttgaaagtTCCATGAAAATTTCAAATATGCGACGTccaggttcattatcaatatattatcaatatcaagctagttctGAAGAGGTCCTTTGATAATATGGCTAAATCtacgttttcagcattcacgactgacgatggatttaaattttcaatcaaCCTTCTTGCTGAATCTTCCTCTTCCGGGCACAAAATTCACGTAACCGGCAAGAAGCATACCGTGTTTAAGTTTGCCCGCCGATCCCATGAAAGCGTTGAAACGATATGGCGCCTAGTAAACGTGGTGATCGAAATATCGAAGTACatttgtgctattaattaacaatgtgagaaaccgattttcttgtagtatttatacattattttaatggggaaagaaaggtgagtcgtgTTCTAGCTACCAGTTCCGAACGATCtcatcatataaagattcaaatacagaagtcagggatggcactaggatttttcaatctgggtcctgggacccgaaTGTTcagccaaattggggtcccaagcattttttgggggtcccaaaatcttggtgaccctctgcgagaaaaagagtatgttttaaattatgagaaaaagagagtaaccaacttggaattaatattgatgCATAAtgcatatgcataggaccggccgacaaaggctttttctagagctgttacattcattcctggacaagaactctgttaacgaaagagcacccttcccaagggtttacgcagtactggtttcctcccttaggagcaacgaacagtgacgtcttttgctatatatttgcattcagtgacttgcagagtacattcttctgaagaagaccgcagaaggcggtcgaaaatttagttttaacctttttagatgttttaaaccccatttcttggaacttcaattatgagcacagatcgctccaacagttttacaaacaacagaatctactgacaaatcaaagcaagttgtgtgagttatttaagtcagtgccttgcgtcctgagacgcattaaaatttcgatgatgcattttttggattttatttgcgtaaaaatgcacgatttctgcgttaacgcgatccctggaagttgtctactgtttatcctgggttatcagacaaaaGGTGATTAgccagctggcgaccagttctgaaaatctagagcactcaatttttggtcgcattggcgaccagtgagtcacaatttcaagccctgctcTTCATTGTGTTGAATTTGGAGTCTACATTATGTCAGGTAGTAACTTGTACGAAAAAAACAATTACTTTAAaccatgtttaactaaacaGCTTTTAAACGTGTTTAAGCTTTGGTGCGAATAGGCCAGTTtaggcgtcaaagggttaatcaGTGAGTGATTGAGAGACAGCTACAAACTTAATATCTGTGGGTAATGGGTCACACAATGCGTGTCCAACAGTATtccttacaaaattaatgtcatgTGGCCAGCATTGGAaccacaaattttgattggttcatgcATGATTGAGACTTTATCAAACTGGGCTTAGTCAATCAAAGCAAGGTTGGTTAAGATGCAGAGTTAGTAATGCCGTGTCCCAATCATTGGGAAacaccctaaccctaacttaaAAAGCATGAATTTGCAAACAACATTTTGAGTCCCTCAACCTCCGTCATGCAATAAAAACTCTAACGCTGATGTCATGTTTTTAATAATTTGGGTCAGCTCTAACTTTCCGTTGTCTTGTAATGAGCATTTTGAAGGCAACCCACAGCAGATGTGGATTACACGATCAGTACTGTTGTGAAGTTTGATTGTTGTTTTTTCTCTTGCAGCAAGTTTGATGCGCACCTTCATGTTTATGGGTTTTGAAACAGTGAAGCCGAACCATGAATTGTGCCCAAGCAGTGA containing:
- the LOC138005779 gene encoding ornithine decarboxylase antizyme 1-like codes for the protein MEYTSCLLDIATADLNNDSNLFFAESSLESLETKVNLELKRIHNWLCYNKLSLNIDKTNFVIFHPPQKKLTKSISILVNNKSIEQKDYVKYLGVFIDSHLKFKEHIHQLRSQQCIVTLSCDSGWTGLPDVRFDEAGTSGDGGGGGDDDEDGISFLRLFADSEIAVEKSGKKVSKSSLYCFRLKNGHHHIIEWKAVLQNGQLYVGVQDGELPLGSKECFVSLLEYAEEYLKCEHVFVGLLKERPDRASLMRTFMFMGFETVKPNHELCPSSESFIFMVYTIE